From one Brachypodium distachyon strain Bd21 chromosome 4, Brachypodium_distachyon_v3.0, whole genome shotgun sequence genomic stretch:
- the LOC100838645 gene encoding protein rough sheath 2: MQMKERQRWRPEEDAILRAYVRQYGPREWSLVSQRMNVALDRDAKSCLERWKNYLRPGIKKGSLTDEEQRLVIRLQAKHGNKWKKIAAEVPGRTAKRLGKWWEVFKEKQQREIRDSRRPPPEPSPDERGRYEWLLENFAEKLVKERQIAAPPAMAGGAPLLPPWMSSSNAVAMDVVGPLPPPSPSVTLSLASAAVSAPPPAAAAPWMQQQQEAFGLVAARVPAGDAMAEVAECCRELEEGHRAWAAHRKEAAWRLKRVELQLESERASRRREAAEEFEAKMRALWEEQAAAVERLEQEYRDKVAGLRRDAELKEQKMAEQWASKHARLAKFVDQVAGASSCRRWPPGEMNGGGR; the protein is encoded by the coding sequence ATGCAGATGAAGGAGAGACAGCGGTGGCGGCCTGAGGAAGACGCCATCCTTCGAGCCTACGTCCGGCAGTATGGGCCCCGGGAATGGAGCCTGGTGTCGCAGCGGATGAACGTGGCCCTGGACCGCGACGCCAAGTCCTGCCTGGAGCGCTGGAAGAACTACCTCCGGCCCGGGATCAAGAAGGGCTCCCTCACCGACGAGGAGCAGCGGCTCGTCATCCGCCTCCAGGCCAAGCACGGCAACAAGTGGAAGAAGATCGCCGCGGAAGTGCCCGGGCGCACGGCCAAGCGGCTGGGCAAGTGGTGGGAGGTGTTCAAGGAGAAGCAGCAGCGGGAGATCAGGGATTCACGGCGGCCGCCCCCCGAGCCTAGCCCCGACGAGCGGGGGAGGTACGAGTGGTTGCTGGAGAATTTCGCGGAGAAGCTTGTCAAGGAGAGGCAGAtcgcggcgccgcccgccatgGCTGGTGGTGCGCCCTTGCTCCCGCCGTGGATGTCGTCGTCCAACGCGGTCGCCATGGATGTCGTAGGGCCCCTGCCACCGCCTTCGCCGTCCGTGACGCTCAGCCTCGCGTCCGCTGCCGTCTCCGCTCCcccgccagcggcggcggcgccatggatgcagcagcagcaggaagcGTTCGGGTtggtggcggctagggttccggcgggggACGCGAtggcggaggtggcggagTGCTGCAGGGAGCTGGAGGAAGGGCACAGGGCGTGGGCAGCGCACCGGAAGGAGGCGGCGTGGAGGCTGAAGCGGGTGGAGCTGCAGCTGGAGTCGGAGCGGGCGAGCAggcggagggaggcggcggaggagttcGAGGCCAAGATGCGGGCGCTGTGGGAGGAGCAGGCGGCCGCCGTGGAGCGGCTGGAGCAGGAGTACCGGGACAAGGTCGCGGGGctccgccgcgacgccgagcTCAAGGAGCAGAAGATGGCGGAGCAGTGGGCGTCCAAGCACGCGCGCCTCGCCAAGTTCGTCGACCAGGtcgccggcgcctcctcctgccgccgctggCCGCCCGGCGAGatgaacggcggcggccgctga